One Aegilops tauschii subsp. strangulata cultivar AL8/78 chromosome 7, Aet v6.0, whole genome shotgun sequence genomic window carries:
- the LOC109766468 gene encoding zinc finger A20 and AN1 domain-containing stress-associated protein 11: MAQRDKKVEEPTEVHLHAAEITLCANSCGFPGNPATKNLCQNCFLASSSSPSPSAASPPSPSSSPAAFPLFDKLRPAAVASPLLQAAPVYMAVDRPAAGPADPKASKSSVNRCHNCRKRVGLTGFRCRCGEMFCGAHRYSDRHDCSYDYKSAARDAIARENPVVRAAKIVRF, encoded by the coding sequence ATGGCGCAGCGGGACAAGAAGGTGGAGGAGCCGACGGAGGTGCACCTGCACGCCGCGGAGATCACGCTCTGCGCCAACAGCTGCGGCTTCCCGGGCAACCCGGCCACCAAGAACCTCTGCCAGAACTGCTTCCtggcgtcctcctcctcgccgtcgccctccgccgcctcgccgccgtcccCTTCCTCTTCGCCCGCGGCGTTCCCGCTCTTCGACAAGCTGAGGCCGGCCGCCGTCGCGTCGCCCCTGCTGCAGGCGGCGCCCGTCTACATGGCCGTCGACCGGCCGGCCGCCGGGCCGGCGGACCCGAAGGCGTCCAAGTCGTCCGTCAACCGCTGCCACAACTGCCGGAAGCGCGTGGGCCTGACGGGGTTCCGCTGCCGGTGCGGCGAGATGTTCTGCGGCGCGCACCGGTACTCGGACCGGCACGACTGCAGCTACGACTACAAGTCGGCGGCCAGGGACGCCATCGCCAGGGAGAACCCCGTCGTGCGCGCCGCCAAGATCGTTCGGTTCTGA